In Thermotomaculum hydrothermale, a single genomic region encodes these proteins:
- a CDS encoding M20 family metallopeptidase — protein sequence MDEKAKIKAYFKENEGKIRDKIVSLVREMVKEKTVNVVSEKLSEHPYLKFRGEEYRVGNIVKREFEEHNIPYDEFARMEGRPNIIGKIGKDKNGKRLFMAAHMDIVPAGDGWDTDPFEVVEKDGKLYGRGTLDNKGPLASIIVAGEVLKELGIELEGELQLAALSDEEAEDPDGIDYGIGYLLEEKLINPTFAIIPDIGENMERIDIAEKGRTVFKVTAHGKQAHGSTPEKGINAVYMMAKMVCEIEKLKFDYTVHPVLGDPTLNLGEIHGGAAANIVPGQCEILLDIRTVPGMTKEQVIKKLEECAAKVEGGKFTIECMSWNEPHAVDPDNDLVKAIQINTKEVLGFEPEPFGMGGGTFAKTLNIYGVTAVGWGPGDDEAFHVANEYVEIKQLIDFALLTCLVAIDLLN from the coding sequence ATGGATGAAAAAGCAAAAATAAAGGCTTATTTCAAAGAAAACGAGGGGAAAATAAGGGATAAAATTGTCTCTCTTGTTAGAGAAATGGTAAAGGAAAAAACTGTAAATGTTGTTTCAGAAAAGTTGAGCGAGCATCCCTACCTGAAATTTAGAGGCGAGGAGTACAGGGTAGGAAATATTGTTAAAAGGGAATTTGAGGAGCACAACATCCCATATGACGAATTTGCAAGAATGGAGGGAAGACCAAACATAATAGGTAAAATAGGGAAAGACAAAAACGGGAAAAGGCTTTTTATGGCCGCACACATGGATATTGTCCCTGCTGGAGATGGCTGGGACACTGACCCATTTGAGGTTGTTGAAAAAGACGGAAAACTTTATGGAAGAGGAACCCTTGACAACAAAGGACCGCTTGCCTCAATAATTGTTGCTGGAGAGGTTTTGAAAGAGCTTGGAATTGAACTGGAAGGTGAGTTACAATTAGCTGCACTGTCAGACGAAGAGGCTGAAGACCCTGATGGGATTGATTACGGGATAGGATACCTTCTTGAAGAAAAACTAATAAATCCAACTTTTGCAATAATCCCTGACATAGGTGAAAATATGGAGAGGATTGATATTGCGGAAAAGGGAAGAACTGTTTTTAAGGTTACTGCCCACGGGAAACAGGCGCATGGTTCCACCCCTGAAAAAGGAATTAATGCAGTTTATATGATGGCAAAAATGGTGTGTGAAATTGAAAAATTAAAGTTTGACTACACTGTTCATCCTGTTTTAGGAGACCCAACTTTAAATTTAGGAGAAATTCACGGTGGGGCAGCGGCAAATATTGTCCCAGGCCAATGCGAGATACTGCTTGACATAAGAACCGTCCCTGGAATGACAAAAGAGCAGGTTATAAAAAAACTTGAAGAATGCGCCGCAAAAGTAGAAGGTGGAAAATTTACAATTGAATGTATGAGCTGGAATGAGCCTCATGCAGTTGACCCTGACAATGACCTTGTAAAGGCAATTCAGATAAATACAAAAGAAGTACTGGGATTTGAACCAGAACCTTTTGGAATGGGTGGAGGCACTTTTGCCAAAACATTAAATATATACGGTGTAACTGCAGTTGGCTGGGGGCCTGGAGATGATGAAGCCTTTCATGTTGCAAATGAATATGTTGAAATCAAACAATTAATTGACTTTGCTCTTCTAACCTGTCTGGTTGCAATTGATTTATTAAATTAA
- the xerD gene encoding site-specific tyrosine recombinase XerD — protein sequence MIERFANYLMSERGLSKNTVESYLFDLTHFKEFLELNKINIAKVKEEDLTGYIAYLYNSGYAPMTIKRHVATLRSFYKFLFNEGEIASNPAEILETPKAFKMLPKYLTDEEVEKLLNLPDISTPTGQRDKAMIELLYATGLRVSELIDLKMNNLNLEERFLITIGKGSKERLVPFSKKAYNCLKEYINDGRLKLLKDKKSYFLFLNTRGNKITRQGFWKILKAYGQKLGIAHKLSPHTLRHTFATHLLEHGADLRAVQIMLGHSDISTTQIYTHITNERLKQIYFNYHPRAKKKDKD from the coding sequence ATGATTGAAAGATTTGCAAATTACCTTATGTCAGAAAGAGGGCTTTCAAAAAACACTGTTGAATCGTATCTTTTTGACTTAACCCATTTTAAAGAATTCCTTGAATTAAACAAAATTAATATTGCAAAGGTAAAGGAAGAGGATTTAACTGGTTATATAGCCTACCTGTATAATTCAGGTTATGCCCCCATGACTATAAAAAGGCATGTTGCAACACTGAGAAGCTTTTACAAATTTTTATTTAACGAAGGGGAGATAGCCTCCAACCCTGCTGAAATTTTAGAAACTCCCAAAGCATTCAAAATGCTCCCAAAATACCTGACAGATGAAGAGGTTGAAAAACTGTTAAATTTACCTGATATATCAACCCCAACTGGACAGAGAGACAAAGCAATGATTGAGTTGCTTTACGCAACAGGATTAAGGGTATCAGAGCTAATAGATTTAAAGATGAACAACCTTAATTTAGAGGAAAGATTTTTAATAACAATAGGCAAAGGCTCAAAAGAAAGGCTTGTGCCTTTCAGCAAAAAAGCATACAATTGCCTGAAAGAGTATATAAATGATGGCCGGCTTAAATTATTAAAGGATAAAAAAAGTTATTTTCTCTTTCTCAACACAAGAGGAAACAAAATCACAAGGCAGGGATTCTGGAAAATACTTAAAGCGTATGGGCAAAAATTAGGAATTGCTCATAAACTTTCCCCGCACACTTTAAGACACACCTTTGCTACCCATTTGCTTGAACATGGGGCAGATTTAAGGGCAGTGCAGATTATGTTAGGCCACTCTGATATATCAACCACCCAGATTTATACCCATATTACCAATGAAAGACTAAAACAAATTTACTTTAACTATCACCCAAGGGCTAAAAAGAAAGATAAAGATTAA
- a CDS encoding methyltransferase family protein — MSEEIKDVPIVKKNWIKKPTWRNIGLIIIVFLLYYYARPTKLSFIVGGFMVVLGELIRLWAAGYLMKNKKLVVVGPYAYIRDPLYLGSLLILSGLSVTARNWYILALVLIAFFGFYLPRKIKIETARLENIFGDEYREYRENVRSIIPRLTPFRDTGEKWEFKQIFHNSEHATGLVVLLAWLAFYYFLKR; from the coding sequence ATGTCTGAAGAAATAAAAGATGTTCCAATAGTGAAAAAAAACTGGATTAAAAAACCAACATGGAGAAATATAGGCCTGATAATAATTGTTTTTCTGCTTTATTACTATGCAAGGCCAACGAAGTTAAGTTTTATTGTAGGCGGCTTTATGGTTGTGCTGGGAGAGTTAATAAGGCTGTGGGCAGCAGGTTATTTGATGAAAAATAAAAAGCTTGTTGTTGTTGGACCCTATGCATATATAAGAGACCCTCTTTACTTAGGTTCTCTTTTGATTTTGTCAGGTTTATCTGTTACTGCAAGAAATTGGTATATTCTTGCCCTTGTTTTAATTGCATTCTTTGGATTTTATCTCCCCAGAAAAATAAAGATAGAAACTGCAAGGCTTGAAAATATATTTGGGGATGAGTACAGGGAATACAGGGAAAATGTAAGAAGTATAATCCCGAGACTTACCCCTTTCAGAGATACAGGAGAAAAATGGGAATTTAAACAGATATTTCACAACTCAGAGCATGCGACAGGATTGGTAGTTCTCCTTGCTTGGCTTGCTTTCTACTATTTTTTAAAGAGGTAA
- a CDS encoding alpha-amylase/4-alpha-glucanotransferase domain-containing protein — protein sequence MARKVKFILCLHSHQPVGNLDYVFKSVYRESYLPFLKEFEKHPDFPVSLHYSGPLLEWLEENTPEYFELLNLMVKRGQVELIGGAFYEPILSFIKSKDRIDQIKYMQKYLFENFNCNPDGFWLAERVWEQGLVYDMAKAGVKFTMVDHTHFLYAGFNKVPSGYYVAEDRGKFVYVFPLNEKLRYLIPFKPVNEVLDYLKTFLDREEDEAIIVYGDDGEKFGSWPGTFDLIYKEKWLSRFINECLKQDWLEVTTFERVLKNYSPQGLCYLPDASYREMMEWALYPDDQQKLEDLYREFENRSDLARFIRGGSYRNFRKKYPESLIMYSRMIDFSNNCQTDKQRQYLLKSQCNCAYWHGVFGGIYLPHLRNAVFENIIKGENLLFEQLGVEIVKEEKDINFDGKNEVILWNRDLKLIFEPHRGGRLISLDLVPVGTNIQSTFTRQKEFYHRYVFEGGKKEMVGVHDTPALKEPDLDKYLVYDKYQRLSFIEHKFNTLPSAEDIEFLNFEIDRNFIERNLNYRICKRKAGVEFLNSENQVEKKVELKDRKIEIEYNLEHIASKYFAVEFNLFTLSPDAPDKYFQLDGGFVGNAGVLFEGKGKNLSFKDEWRGFEINFSSKLEFDLRIAPLYTVNLSESGIERVFQNSTIFLIFKNNKGKINLSLSFDFFKR from the coding sequence GTGGCACGGAAAGTAAAATTTATACTTTGTCTGCATTCTCATCAGCCTGTAGGCAACCTTGATTATGTATTTAAAAGTGTTTATAGGGAGAGTTATCTACCTTTTTTAAAAGAGTTTGAGAAGCACCCTGATTTCCCTGTTTCTTTACATTACAGCGGTCCCCTCTTGGAGTGGCTTGAAGAGAACACTCCAGAGTATTTTGAACTGCTTAACTTAATGGTAAAAAGAGGCCAGGTTGAATTAATCGGCGGTGCTTTTTATGAGCCTATTCTTTCCTTTATAAAATCTAAAGATAGAATAGACCAGATTAAATATATGCAAAAATACCTTTTTGAGAATTTTAATTGTAACCCTGATGGGTTCTGGCTTGCAGAAAGGGTGTGGGAGCAGGGGCTTGTTTACGACATGGCTAAAGCAGGAGTTAAGTTTACAATGGTTGACCATACCCATTTTCTCTATGCTGGATTTAATAAAGTGCCTTCAGGTTACTATGTGGCTGAAGACAGAGGGAAGTTTGTTTATGTATTTCCGTTAAATGAGAAGTTAAGGTATTTAATTCCATTTAAACCTGTAAATGAGGTGCTTGATTATTTAAAAACATTTCTTGATAGGGAAGAAGATGAAGCAATTATTGTCTATGGAGACGATGGCGAAAAATTTGGAAGCTGGCCTGGAACTTTTGATTTAATCTATAAAGAAAAATGGCTTTCAAGGTTTATTAATGAATGTCTTAAACAGGATTGGCTTGAAGTAACCACTTTTGAAAGGGTATTAAAAAATTACTCCCCTCAAGGTTTGTGTTATCTCCCCGATGCATCATACAGGGAGATGATGGAATGGGCTTTATATCCTGATGACCAGCAGAAATTAGAAGATTTATACAGAGAGTTTGAAAATAGGTCTGATTTGGCAAGATTTATAAGGGGTGGGAGTTATAGAAATTTCAGAAAAAAATACCCTGAAAGCCTGATTATGTACTCAAGGATGATAGATTTTTCAAACAATTGCCAGACAGATAAGCAAAGACAGTACCTTTTAAAGTCTCAATGTAACTGTGCATACTGGCACGGTGTTTTTGGGGGAATTTACCTTCCCCATTTAAGGAATGCCGTGTTTGAAAACATTATTAAAGGTGAAAATCTGCTTTTTGAACAATTAGGGGTTGAAATTGTAAAGGAAGAAAAAGACATAAACTTTGACGGGAAAAACGAGGTTATTCTCTGGAATAGGGATTTAAAGCTTATTTTTGAACCCCACAGAGGTGGCAGGCTAATTTCTCTGGATTTAGTTCCTGTCGGAACAAATATTCAGTCAACCTTTACAAGACAAAAGGAGTTTTACCATAGGTATGTTTTTGAAGGTGGAAAGAAGGAAATGGTTGGGGTTCACGACACCCCGGCATTGAAGGAGCCAGACCTTGATAAATACCTTGTTTACGATAAATATCAGAGGCTTTCTTTTATTGAGCATAAATTTAATACCTTGCCTTCCGCAGAGGATATAGAGTTTTTGAATTTTGAAATTGACAGGAATTTTATTGAAAGAAACCTCAATTACAGAATTTGCAAAAGGAAGGCTGGAGTTGAGTTTTTAAACTCTGAAAATCAGGTTGAAAAGAAGGTTGAGTTAAAAGATAGAAAAATTGAGATTGAATACAACCTTGAGCACATTGCTTCTAAATACTTTGCTGTTGAATTTAATCTTTTTACCCTATCCCCTGATGCACCTGACAAATATTTTCAACTTGACGGTGGGTTTGTAGGGAATGCAGGGGTTTTATTTGAAGGAAAGGGAAAAAATTTATCCTTTAAGGATGAATGGAGAGGGTTTGAAATTAATTTTTCCTCAAAGTTAGAATTTGATTTAAGAATTGCGCCACTTTACACGGTTAATCTTTCTGAAAGCGGTATTGAGAGGGTATTCCAGAATTCAACCATTTTTTTGATTTTCAAAAACAATAAAGGTAAAATAAATTTATCACTAAGTTTTGATTTTTTTAAGAGGTGA
- a CDS encoding CehA/McbA family metallohydrolase produces the protein MKKHINFVFLLVFILAGSACYHSTGIEAPVSVVSRTDENNAKLYISDSPKTMGAYDDFYLSNNRFDVIVDGGILGERKQNFLAPTGGTIVDITNIAVDALGNKESYNNDNINQIFQVVNNNLNTPVAYTNIKVDTISDESASLVCEGYVMDKSGEFANAGFAVDPQTRLVKDLKVTTVYYIERNSTYLKMTTVVENTSDRQAPIFTIGDFVFTGGNTSRRFVPAPGYGYAPENASHGIVYAPFVAFEQHVQPFQALIEFSPDDGVVMCQFDSSNQAYEKSGGTYTVVSKVGKTTDVVSPHGSITFERYIIPALSANMYTAFFNALNIFEDASSNPLNFMVDLARISGYVNYNLDQQNMIVQFEQIIPGKYFDGNEIVNSPIPVPMLAYRTSNTGGFSVYLPAGTYQLRVSGNGIKDYVENTYTFFDAGDPDVEGDETEEERQIIVEPGSKLDVGEISLYPDLIGRVETIVKDSNGTIIPARVSIFPLDPSKTINFGEQEEVENGSLNYYFLYYGDRKIPLMLGDYDFVISAGPLYSISVNQVGISKGEDEDGNPVVNISPESLEVSLTKVVDNGNYIPFDPAVLTNFSYNCTVNGIERTMEALSEHVKIIMTADINTVADLLDYHAALKSRYKKETTNSVDFSDDDIRVLTGATIKSFSPKAAYPEGFGEFLVFPVKRVEGLKGYGIGETGDREFATVFDTLKTKMQLDNLYAGLINPRDNSALPNGVKRGLFEALNSPVPINPDNSYFSRVSEHGTGTTNNVFSLIEVLENVKYSDYLKNRLDWFNLLNSGEKKLAFGASNWPGATPYFTGNPRTYVYYEMPDGQSFNEDDFLAQFATGHSFVSTGPFLDVKVNSAMPGDTVSVSSNSVDVSINIKAPDWIPVDEVRIIVNGEVVFREPVPQSDNVNRYSKTVNVALPSTDSYIVVECGATLENIASGIYPQGDFARIYPGVQPLAFTNPIFVDRDGDSMWHGK, from the coding sequence ATGAAAAAACATATAAACTTTGTCTTTCTTCTTGTTTTTATATTAGCAGGTTCGGCCTGTTACCACTCAACGGGTATTGAGGCACCTGTTTCTGTTGTTTCAAGGACTGATGAAAATAATGCAAAACTGTATATAAGTGATTCTCCTAAAACAATGGGTGCTTATGATGATTTTTACCTTTCAAACAACAGGTTTGACGTAATTGTTGATGGTGGAATTTTAGGGGAGAGGAAACAGAATTTTCTTGCCCCAACAGGCGGTACAATTGTTGATATAACAAATATTGCTGTTGATGCATTGGGAAATAAGGAAAGTTACAACAACGATAATATTAATCAAATTTTTCAGGTGGTAAATAACAATTTAAACACCCCTGTTGCATATACAAATATTAAAGTAGATACAATAAGTGATGAATCTGCTTCTTTGGTTTGTGAAGGTTATGTTATGGACAAAAGCGGGGAATTTGCTAATGCAGGCTTTGCTGTTGACCCGCAAACCAGGCTAGTTAAAGATTTAAAGGTAACAACGGTTTACTATATAGAAAGAAATTCTACTTATTTGAAAATGACAACTGTTGTAGAAAACACAAGTGACAGGCAGGCTCCTATTTTTACTATAGGTGATTTTGTTTTTACCGGAGGTAATACTTCAAGGCGTTTTGTCCCTGCACCAGGTTATGGTTATGCACCAGAAAATGCTTCTCATGGCATAGTGTACGCTCCCTTTGTTGCATTTGAACAGCATGTTCAACCCTTCCAGGCTTTAATAGAGTTCTCCCCTGATGATGGTGTTGTTATGTGCCAGTTTGATTCTTCCAATCAGGCTTATGAAAAAAGCGGGGGAACTTATACTGTTGTTAGTAAGGTTGGCAAAACTACAGATGTTGTTTCTCCACACGGTTCTATAACATTTGAAAGGTACATTATCCCTGCACTCTCTGCAAATATGTATACTGCATTCTTTAATGCATTAAATATTTTTGAGGATGCAAGTTCTAACCCCCTTAACTTTATGGTTGATCTTGCAAGAATTTCAGGTTATGTGAACTATAATTTAGACCAGCAGAATATGATCGTTCAATTTGAGCAGATAATTCCAGGAAAGTATTTTGACGGGAATGAGATAGTAAATTCTCCAATTCCGGTTCCAATGCTTGCTTATAGAACTTCTAATACTGGAGGATTTAGCGTTTACCTTCCAGCAGGTACCTATCAATTAAGGGTAAGTGGAAATGGAATAAAAGATTATGTTGAAAATACTTATACTTTCTTTGATGCTGGAGACCCTGATGTTGAAGGCGATGAAACAGAGGAAGAGAGACAGATTATTGTTGAGCCCGGGTCAAAACTTGATGTAGGTGAGATAAGCCTCTATCCTGATTTAATAGGAAGAGTTGAAACAATAGTTAAGGACTCAAATGGGACTATTATTCCAGCAAGGGTAAGTATTTTCCCCTTAGACCCTTCTAAAACCATTAACTTTGGCGAGCAGGAAGAGGTTGAGAATGGCAGTTTAAACTACTACTTCCTTTATTACGGAGATAGAAAGATACCTCTTATGTTGGGAGATTATGATTTTGTAATTAGTGCAGGTCCACTTTATTCTATTTCCGTAAATCAGGTTGGAATTTCTAAGGGAGAAGATGAAGATGGCAATCCTGTTGTAAATATTTCTCCTGAATCTCTTGAAGTTTCTTTAACAAAGGTTGTTGATAATGGGAATTATATCCCCTTTGACCCTGCAGTATTAACCAACTTTAGTTACAATTGTACTGTTAACGGTATTGAGAGAACCATGGAAGCATTGTCTGAGCATGTAAAGATAATAATGACTGCTGATATTAACACTGTTGCTGATTTGCTTGATTATCACGCTGCTTTAAAAAGTAGATATAAAAAAGAAACCACAAATAGTGTAGATTTTTCTGATGATGATATAAGGGTGTTAACAGGTGCAACCATTAAGAGTTTTTCTCCAAAGGCAGCATACCCGGAGGGATTTGGAGAATTCCTTGTTTTTCCTGTAAAGAGGGTTGAAGGTTTAAAAGGATACGGTATTGGAGAAACAGGAGACAGAGAATTTGCCACTGTTTTCGATACTTTAAAAACTAAAATGCAGCTTGATAACCTCTATGCTGGTTTAATAAATCCAAGGGATAATTCCGCTTTACCTAACGGAGTGAAAAGGGGATTATTTGAGGCTTTAAATTCCCCTGTGCCGATAAATCCTGATAATTCTTATTTTTCAAGGGTTTCAGAGCATGGAACAGGAACCACAAACAATGTTTTTTCATTAATTGAGGTTCTTGAGAATGTTAAATACTCTGATTACCTTAAAAACAGGCTTGATTGGTTTAACCTGTTGAATTCAGGAGAGAAAAAACTTGCTTTCGGGGCAAGCAACTGGCCTGGCGCAACTCCTTATTTTACTGGAAATCCGAGAACCTATGTTTACTATGAAATGCCAGATGGGCAGAGTTTTAATGAAGATGATTTTCTTGCTCAATTTGCCACAGGGCATTCATTTGTTTCAACAGGACCATTCTTAGATGTTAAAGTTAATTCAGCAATGCCAGGAGATACAGTTTCTGTTTCTTCAAACAGTGTGGATGTTAGTATAAACATTAAAGCACCAGACTGGATACCGGTAGATGAAGTAAGAATTATTGTCAATGGCGAGGTTGTTTTCAGAGAACCCGTCCCACAATCTGACAATGTCAACAGATATTCTAAGACTGTTAATGTTGCACTTCCCTCAACTGATAGTTATATTGTAGTTGAGTGCGGAGCAACACTTGAAAACATTGCATCAGGGATTTACCCTCAAGGTGATTTTGCAAGGATTTATCCAGGGGTTCAGCCCCTTGCTTTTACAAATCCAATATTTGTTGACAGGGACGGAGATAGCATGTGGCACGGAAAGTAA